The genomic interval CCGGTCACGGCCGGGCCCACGGTGTAGCGGCCGCTGTCGTCGCGTGCGGCGAACCCCGTCCGGTGGAGCGAGACGAGCAGGCGGTGCGCGATCGAGCGGTGGAAACCCGTCGCGGCCGACAGCTGACTGGTCGTCAGCCCCTGAGGGTGGCGGCCCAGTTCGACCAGGAGGGCGAGTCCGCGCTCCAGGGTCTGCGAGCCGCCGCTCTCGGAGTCGTTCGACGGTGTCATTCCACCTCTTCGGGGAGCGGCCGGATGGTGGGGAGGATCCTGCCACGGACCTCGCCCAGGCCGATGCGCCCCCGCGCGCCCGGAGCCGAGTAGCGCAGGACGACCTCGTCGCCGTCCTCCAGGAAGGTGCGCTCCTCGCCGCCCGCCGTCCAGGTCTCCTTGCCGCCCCAGGACAGTTCGAGGAACGAGCCGCGCTGGTGTTTCTCGGGGCCCGAGATGGTGCCCGAGGCGTAGAAGTCGCCGACCCGCAGCGAGGCGCCGTTGACCGTGAGGTGGGCCAGCATCTGCGCGGGCGACCAGTACATGGACGCGTACGGCGGGCGTGCCACCACCGTGCCGTTGACCTCGACCTCCACGTCGATGTCGTAGCCCGACGGGCCCTCCTCGCGCAGGTAGGGCAGTACGGCGGGTTCCTGGCTGGGGAGTTCGGTGCGGGCGTGTTCGAGGGCGGCGAGCGGGGTAACCCAGGCGCTGATGCTGGTGGCGAAGGACTTGCCGAGGTTGGGGCCCAGCGGGACGTACTCCCACGCCTGGATGTCGCGCGAGGACCAGTCGTTGACGCCGGTGACGCCGAACACGGTCTCGGTGAACTCGGAGGTCGCGACGCGCTGCCCGAGCGGGACCGTACGCCCGACGACGAAGCCGAGTTCGGCCTCGATGTCCAGGCGCAGCGACGGGCCGAAGGTGGGCGCCGGGTCGGCGGGGGCCTTGCGCTGTCCGGCGGGGCGGTGCACCGGGGTGCCCGAGACGACGATGGACCCCGCGCGGCCGTGGTAAGCGACCGGCAGGTGGCGCCAGTTGGGCATCAGGGCGTCCCCGTCGGGCCGGAAGATCCGTCCGACGTTGGTGGCGTGGTCCACGGACGCGTAGTAGTCGACGTAGTCCCCGACCTCGAACGGCAGGTGCAACGTCACATCGGCCAGCGGTACGAGGCGGACGCGGTCGCGGTGCGCGGTGTCGGTGAGCAATTCGGTGGCCCAGGAGCGGACTTCGGCCCACACCGTCGCGCCCGCGGCCATCAGCGGGTTGAGCGCGGGCGCGTCGAGCAGCGGCGCCAGGTCGGGGCGCAGGGCGGTGGCGGCGGCGCCCAGGTCCAGGACGTGGTCGCCGATGCGGACGCCGATGCGCGGGGCGGTGTCCTCGGTGGAGAAGACGGCGTACGGGAGGTTGTCGACGTCGTACGCGCTGCCGGCCGCGGCCTCGACCCAGGTGACGGGGTGGGTGCTCATGCGTGAAGTCCTTCGGAATCGTTGTCGGTCGCGGGGCCGAGCAGGCCCAGAGCGGTCAGGTCCTCCAGCGGTTCGAGCACGCTGCACGACCCGTACGAGACGAACGCCTCCCGCGCGGCGGCGGCCTCGGTGGCCGGGAGCGCCCTCACGGCACGGGCCAGCGCCTCCGGGTCGCGCTCGGCGAGGGCCGCGCGGACCTCGGACAGGGGCGCCCCGGCGCGGGCCCGGGCCGTCGCCAGGAGCACGTTGAGGTAGCCGTGGTGCTCGAAGCCGGTGGCGGCGGCGGTGTGCCGGACCGCGTGGTGCAGCCCGGCCGTGCACTTGAAGGCGGCCCCGGCGGCGACGGCCCCGTGGATCCACGCCGCCACCTCGTCCTCGGTGGGGAACGCCGCCGCCTCGGTCCCGCCGGTGCGGAACTTCAGCCGGAAGCCGTGGCGTGCCGCCGCCGCGAGCGCCTGCTCCCACTCCGGCGTACCGGGGCGCGGCACCTCCACGTACACCGTGCCGGGGAGGCCGAGCGCGGCCAGCTCCTCGATCTGGGGCCCGAGCGGCAGGGCCGGGTCCGTCTTGAACTCGACGGCCGCCGGCACGAGCCGGTCGCTCCCCGCGAAGGCGGCCGGGACCGCCGGGAGCGCGGCCGGCCCGGCCACCACGCTCACCCGCAGTCCGCCGGGGAACAGCCGGGGCTCGGCCAGCCCCGCCAGTTCGCCGAGCCGGTCGGCGCCGATCACGAACGGACCGACGAGTTCGGCGTGGCCGGAGGCGAGATGCCCGGCGTGCTCGGTCACGGCACGCGGCAGCGGAGCCAGGCCGGGCGGGAAGACCGCGGCGTCGTCCACGAGATGACGGAAGGCGAGAGGGAAGGACACGCGCGACACCCTAGCCGAGAGACCCGTAATACGGACGGTACCTGTTCCGATATCGGTCACCGGGCTCGCGGAGATCCGGTGGGATCTTCAAGAATGCGCAATGGTCTAGGCCAACTCATTGACGTGAATGCGTCATCCTTCGATTCTGGCGGCACCTTCTCCCGACAGGAGCCTCCATGAGACGTCTTCGCGCCCTGCTCTCCGGCGTGGCCACCGCCGCCCTGGCCACCGCAGGACTCGCGGCCTTCGCCGCACAGCAGGCATCGGGTGCGTCCGCCGACGCCACCGCGCTCTCCAACCGCTGGTACGCCGCCGCGCCCTATCTGATGCCGCACGACAACAATCCGCCGGACGCGGGCGCCATCATGGACGCCACCGGCCTCAAGGCGTTCCAGCTCGCCTTCGTCCTCGCCCCCAACGGCGGCGGTTGCAGCCCCACCTGGGACGGTACGTCGCCGGTCTCCTCGGACACCGCGGTCGCCTCCGTCATCAGCGCGATCCGCGCCAAGGGCGGCGACGTGTCGGTGTCCATCGGCGGCTACGGGGGGACGAAGCTCGGCCAGACCTGCTCCGACGCGGCCGCCACCGCCGCCGCGTACCAGCAGGTCATCACCAAGTACCAGCTGAAGGCCATCGACTTCGACCTGGAGGAGCCGGAGTACGAGAACACGGCCGCCATCGCCCGCGAGATCGGCGCCGCCAAGATCCTCCAGCAGAACAACCCGGGCCTCTACGTCTCGGTCACCACGGCCGGGACCGCCGACGGCACCGGCTGGTTCGGCAAGCAGATGCTCAACGAGGCCAAGGCGCAGGGCTTCACACCGAACAACTTCTCCATCATGCCGTTCGACGGCGGCTTCAACGGGGCCGCCGCCCAGACGAGCGCCCTGACGAACTTCAACGCGATCCTGCGCACCACCTTCGGCTGGGACGAGGCCACCGCCTACGCCCACGAGGGCTTCTCCGGCATGAACGGCCGCAGCGACACCGGCGAGTACTTCACCCAGGCCGACTTCCAGACCGTCCTGGACTTCGCCACCGGCCACCACATGGACCGCTTCACCTTCTGGTCCCTCAACCGCGACCGCCAGTGCAGCCCGCCCGACAACAACGGCAAGACCTCCGGTACGTGCAGCAGCGTGGCCCAGGCGGACTGGGACTTCGCGAAGTACTCGGTGAGGTTCGCGGGCGTCACCCCGCCCACCACCACCCCGCCGACCACGCCGCCCCCGACCGGCAGCTGCGCCGCCGCCGCGTGGAGCAGCAGCGCCGTCTACACCGGCGGCAACACCGTCTCGTACGGGGGACACACCTGGAAGGCCAAGTGGTGGACCCAGAACGAGACGCCCGGCTCCACCGGTGAATGGGGCGTCTGGCAGGACCTCGGCCCCTGCTGACCCGCCGACCCGATGGGCCGCCCCGGTCCCGGCCGGGGCGGCCCGTACCACGTAGGTGCCCGCACGCGTCACCCGCTTTGCTCCGCCCCGCCACCCTGCGGCTAGTTTGTGTGCAGCACAGACGGGCGGTCCGTGACGGCAGAGGTGCACGGGGACGAGAGGTCGGGAAGAGTGTCGCTGCGCGCAGGCGATCCAACCGAGATCGGCGGTTATCCGCTGGAGGCGCGGCTCGGTTCAGGTGGCATGGGCACGGTCTTCCTGGCCCGTACGAGCTCCGGCCGCCCCGTCGCGATCAAGCTGATCCATCAGCAGTTCGCCGGCGACAGCGAGTTCCGCATCCGCTTCCGCCAGGAGGTCGCGGCGGCGCGCCGGGTCAGCGGCGCCTTCACCGCCGCCGTGGTGGACGCCGCACCCGAGGCCGAACAGCCCTGGATGGCGACCACCTACATCGAGGGCCCCACCCTCGCCGAGCGCATCGCCGCCGAGGGCCCGCTGAACGGCGCCGGACTGCGCAGCCTGGCCATCGGGCTCGCCGAGGCGCTCCGCGACATCCACCGCGTCGGGGTCGTCCACCGCGACCTGAAGCCGTCGAACGTCGTGCTGTCGCCCGAAGGGCCGCGCGTCATCGACTTCGGCATCTCGCGCGCCGCCGACCAGCAGACCCTGACGATGACCGGACGCGTCATCGGCACCCCGCCCTTCATGTCGCCGGAACAGCTCCAGGCCCCGCGCGGCGTCGGACCCCGCTCCGACGTCTTCTCGCTGGCCACCCTCCTGGTGTACGCGGCCACGGGCCACGGCCCCTTCGACGCGGACAGCCCCTATCTCACCGCCTACCAGGTGGTGCACGAGGAACCCTCGCTGGACGCCGTGCCGACGGCGCTGCGCACGGTCGTCGAACCGTGCCTGGTCAAGGAGCCCGAGGGCCGGCCGTCCGCCGACCAGCTCCTGGAGCTGCTACGGGACCTGCCCGTCGACCTCGGCGGCGCGGCGGCGCCCGGGCCCGCCCCCGGCCGCACCCGGGACGTGGCCACCCAGCACCACCTGGCCACGCGCGACACCGAGGCGCCGGGCGCCCCCGCCCCGGAGCAGACAGGCTCGCCCGGCGGACGCGGGCTGCGCGGCCGCTGGCGGCCCGTGCTCGCGGCGGCGGTCGCCGTGGCCGCCATTGGCGGGGGAGTGGCAGTCCTCAAGGCGGGCGGCTTCGGGGACGAGCCGGACGACGGCAAGGCCCGCACGGTCGCCGCGCCCGCCGGCACCCTGCCCCACGGCTTCACGCCCTGGCGCGTGACCGTGCCCGGCGGGCAGGAGGACATCCCCGACGAACTGCGGTGCGTCGCCCGCGCCGACGCCGTGTTCTGCGGGGGCGGCGGCGTCGTCGCCACCCGGATCGACGTCCGGGACGGCTCCCGCGCCTGGACGGTGAAGAGCCCGGGCGTCCCCGTCCAGGGCATGCACCTCGTGGGCGCCACCGACGACACCGTGCTCGGTTACCGGTTCCCCGCCCAGGACGACCCCGAGGCGCGCGGCGACGAGGTGGTGGCCGTCGACGCCGACAGCGGCAAGGAGCTGTGGTCCGCGGTCTCCGGCGCCCAGTCGACGGCCGTCACCGGCCGGACCCGGGATGCCGTCGTGTTCGGCGGCGACGTCATCACGGTGAACGCCTCCGACACCGCCTTCGAGGTCCGGGACGCGCACAGCGGCGACCTCACGCGGACGGCTCCCTTCCCGGCCGGCTCCCGCTGCGCCCCCGTCCCGGTCGGCACCCGGCTGCTCGCCATGTGCGCGACCGACGCCGAGCTCGACGCCTCGGAGGTGCGCCACCCCGCCCTGTACCCGCTCGACCCGGCCTCCGGCAGCTGGGGCGAGGTCATCGCCGTCGACGGACCCGCCGTCCCGGTGGGCGTCACCGGCGGCCGGCTCGTGCTGCTCCGGGAGCACCGGGACGGACCGGCGCTCACCGGCTACGACGCGGTGGTCCGGGTCGACCCGGCCTCGGGGAAGGTCGCGAAGGCCCCGCTGCCCGCCCCGTACGAGGGCACGCCCGGCATGGCGGACGGCGCCGTGTACGTGAGCGGGCAGACCGGCCGCGTCACGGCGTTCGACCCCGCCACCGGCCGGCGGAAGTGGTCCCGGCAGACCAGCGTGGAGGGCGCGTCGGGCCCCGCGGCCGGGGACGGCGCCCTGTTCTTCAGCTCCGCCACCGGCCGCGTGGTCGCCCTCTCGCCGGCCGACGGCACGGTGCTGTGGGCGACGGACCCGAGGGCCGACGGCCTGAACGGCGAGCAGGGCGCGAGCCCCCGTGTGACCGTCGCCGGACGCGCGGTGGTCGTGACGGCCGCCCGGAACACCGTCTTCGCCTTCGACGCCCACCGCCCGCCGAAGTCGGGCTGACCCGGGCCCCGTCTACAGTGGCCCGCATGAACCGCTGGACCGAACTCACCGGAGACACCTCGGGCGAGGACTACGCCGCCCGCTTCGCGGCCCTCGCCCGCAGCGGCAAGGACATGCACGGCGAGGCACGGTTCTGCGCCGCTCTGGTGCCCGCCGGGGCGCGGGTGCTGGACGCGGGCTGCGGCACCGGCCGGGTCGCGATCCGGCTGGCGGAACTCGGGTACGACTGCACCGGGGTGGACGTCGACGCCTCGATGCTGGCCGTCGCGCGCAAGCAGGCGCCCGAGCTGCCCTGGTACCGCACCGACCTGGCCGAGCTGTCCGTCGAACCGGAGTTCGACCTCGTCGTCGCCGCGGGCAACGTGATGGCGCTGCTCGCCCCCGGCACCGAGGCCACCGTCGTCGCCCGACTCGCCGGAGCGCTGCGCCCGGGCGGTCTGCTGGTCGCCGGTTTCGGCCTGGACGCGGCCCACCTCCCCGTACCGCCCGGCCTCACGCTCGCCGAGTACGACGCCCACTGCGCCGCCGCCGGGCTCACCCCCGTCGACCGCTTCGCCACCTGGGACGCCGCCCCGTACGACGGCGGCGGCTACGCGGTCAGCGTGCACCGGCGGGGCGAGGACTAGGACGGCCGCGGACGGGAGGGCCGTTGATCCATTCCATCGCGTGTTCGTATTGACTTGGACTAGGTCCATCGTAGGATCGATTCCGGCCGAAGCCAGGGCAGGACGCCCTCCGGGCGAGACCGGTCAGGCCAGCCCCGCATTCTCAGAGCACCGAGATCCGCCCCGTCCGGAAGGAATTCCATGACTGAGAACCACGACGCGCTCGTCACCGACCCCAAGTCGGAGGAGGCCGGCGGCTGCCCCGTCGCGCACGGTCGCGCGCCGCACCCCACCCAGGGCGGCGGCAACCGCCAGTGGTGGCCGGAGCGGCTCAACGTGCGGATTCTCGCCAAGAACCCCGCCGTGGCCAACCCGCTCGGCGAGGACTTCGACTACGCCGCCGCGTTCAACGCGCTGGACCTGCCCGCCGTCAAGCGGGACATCGCCGAGGTGCTGACGACCTCCCAGGACTGGTGGCCCGCCGACTTCGGCAACTACGGCCCCCTCATGATCCGGATGGCCTGGCACAGCGCCGGCACGTACCGCATCAGCGACGGCCGCGGCGGCGCGGGCTCCGGCCAGCAGCGCTTCGCCCCCCTCAACAGCTGGCCGGACAACGTGAGCCTCGACAAGGCGCGGCGCCTGCTGTGGCCGGTCAAGAAGAAGTACGGCCAGAGCATCTCCTGGGCCGACCTCCTCGTCCTCACCGGGAACGTCGCCCTGGAGACCATGGGCTTCGAGACCTTCGGCTTCGGCGGCGGCCGCGCGGACGTGTGGGAGCCGGACGAGGACGTGTACTGGGGCCCCGAGACCACCTGGCTCGGCGACGAGCGCTACACCGGCGACCGCGAGCTGGAGGAACCGCTCGGCGCCGTGCAGATGGGCCTCATCTACGTCAACCCGGAGGGCCCCAACGGCAACCCGGACCCGATCGCCGCGGCCCGCGACATCCGCGAGACGTTCCGCCGGATGGCGATGAACGACGAGGAGACCGTCGCCCTGATCGCCGGCGGCCACACCTTCGGCAAGACGCACGGCGCCGGCCCCTCCGAAAGTGTCGGCCCCGACGCCGAGGCCGCCCCGATGGAGCACCAGGGCTTCGGCTGGGAGAACTCGTACGGCACCGGCAAGGGCGCCGACGCCATCACCAGCGGTCTCGAAGGCATCTGGACGGACACCCCCACCACCTGGGACAACAGCTTCTTCAACATCCTCTTCGGCTACGAGTGGGAGCTGTTCAAGAGCCCCGCCGGCGCCCACCAGTGGCGGCCGAAGGACGGCGGCGGCGCGGGCACCGTGCCCGACGCGCACGACCCGTCGAAGAGCCACGCCCCGACCATGCTCACCACCGACCTCTCGCTGCGCTTCGACCCGGCGTACGAGCAGATCTCGCGGCGCTTCCACGAGAACCCGCAGGAGTTCGCCGACGCCTTCGCCCGCGCCTGGTACAAGCTGACCCACCGCGACATGGGCCCCGTCGTCCGCTACCTCGGCCCCGAGGTCCCGCAGGAGACGCTGATCTGGCAGGACCCGCTGCCCGAGCGCACCCACGAGCTGATCGACGCCGCCGACATCGCGGCGCTCAAGGAGAAGGTCCTCGCCTCCGGCCTGTCCGTCTCCGAGCTGGTCTCCACCGCCTGGGCCTCCGCCTCCTCCTTCCGGGGCAGCGACAAGCGCGGCGGCGCCAACGGCGCGCGCATCCGCCTCGAACCGCAGAACGGCTGGGAGGTCAACGACCCGGACCGCCTCGCGGGCGTCCTGCGCACCCTCCAGTCCGTCCAGGAGTCCTTCAACGCCGAGCAGCAGGGCGGCAAGCAGGTCTCGCTGGCCGACCTGATCGTCCTCGCGGGCGCCGCCGGGGTCGAGAAGGCGGCCAAGGACGCCGGTACGGAGATCGAGGTGCCGTTCACCCCGGGCCGGGTCGACGCCTCGCAGGACCAGACCGACGTCGAGTCCTTCGTGGAGCTGGAGCCCGTCGCCGACGGCTTCCGCAACTACCTGGGCAAGGGCAACCGGCTCCCCGCCGAGTACCTGCTGCTCGACCGGGCGAACCTGCTCAACCTGAGCGCGCCCGAGATGACGGTCCTCGTCGGCGGTCTGCGCGTCCTGGGCGCCAACCACCAGCAGACCTCGCACGGTGTGCTCACCGACGCGCCGGAGACCCTCACCAACGACTTCTTCGTCAACCTGCTCGACATGGGCACGACGTGGAAGTCCACGGCCGACGACCAGAGCGCCTTCGAGGGCCGCGACGCCGTCACCGGTGAGGTCCGCTGGACCGGCACCCGCGCCGACCTGGTCTTCGGCTCGAACTCCGAACTGCGCGCCGTCGCCGAGGTCTACGCGAGCGACGACGCCAAGGAGAAGTTCGTGCGCGACTTCGTCGCCGCCTGGGACAAGGTCATGAACCTGGACCGGTTCGACCTCGTCTGATCCGACGACACCGAAAGGGCCGGTCACCCCGCGCGGGGCGACCGGCCCTTTCCGTCACGCGGATCCGATCAGGCGGTGGCCACCGCGAAGACGTGGATGATCCCGCCGTCCGTGGTGGCCGGCAGCGTCACGGAGGCGAGCCGCTTCCCGGCCTGGAGGGCGATGGGCGCGGTCGTGAAGACCTCCGTGCCCACCGGGTCCTTTCCGCCGCCCTGCACATCGCGGTACTCGGTGTGCACCGCCACCGTGTTCCCGTACGACGGCTGCTGCGAGCCGCCGCCCAGCGTCCAGTCGCTGAAGCCGATCTCGGCCTGCTGCGTGGTGCCGTCGGTGTACGTGAGCGTCACCGTGCCCGACGCCTTGCCCTCGGCGGCGCTCCCGAGGAACGCCAGCTTCGTGTCGCCCTCGGCGGAGGGAACGTCCAGCACCTGGGGGCTCGTACCGACCACCTCGATATTGTCCGGGTCACCGGCGTCCACCTTCGGCCAGGTGAAGTCGAAGCCGCCCGAGGAGACCGTGCCGCCCGGCTGCGCACCGGCCGCCGCGAGCGCCTGGGCCGAGTAACTCCAGCCCTCGCCGTCGAAGTTGGCCTGCGGGTTCTCGTCGTCCGCCGAGATGCCGGTGCTGTTGCGGTTCCACAGCAGGCCGTTCTTCTCGGCGACCGTCACCGCCGCCGACGTCTTCGGCAGCTCCGTGCCCGCCGACGAGGTCAGTGTCACCGGGACCGTGTAGTAGCCCTCGGCGGTGTCCTTGCCCGCCGACACGGTGAGCTTCGCCTGCGCCGCGCCGCTCGCGGGGACCGTGAAGTCGCCCTCGGACGGCGTCACGGTGACCCCCTCCGGAGCCTCCGCCTTCCAGTGCACGGTGGTGGCCTTCGTCTCCAGGCTCTGCACCTTGACGACCGTCGGCGCGCCCGCGCCGCCCGGCTCGACCTTCAGCTGGTCGGGCGACGCGCCCGTGAAGTACTTCAGCCCGCCGCCGGGGAAGGACGGCGGAGCGTCGGCCGGTGCGCTGCCCCAGGAGGTGTCGGGAGTCGTGCCGAGCGTGAAGTCCAGCCGCCCGCCGTGCTCCACCAGCGAGTCACCGACCCACGACTGCGTGGACGTACGGCCGTTCACCTTCAGCCCGTGGATGTACGTGTGGTCCGCCGAGGCGGCCGGTGCCTCGATGGTGATCCGCTTGCCGTGCCCGGTGCGCACCACCGCGTGCGGGAACAGCGGTGCGGTCAGCGTCAGATCGGCGCGGCTCGGGTTCTGCGGGTACATGCCGAGCGCCGAGAAGACGTACCAGGACGACATGGTCCCCGCGTCGTCGTTGCCCGGAATCCCGCCGGGACCGTCGGTCCACAGCTGGTCCAGCTCCGCGCGGACCGTCTCCTGCGTCTTGTACGGGGCGCCGAAGTAGTTGTACAGGTAGGGGGCGTTGATGTCGGGCTCGTTCGTCGGGTCGTAACGCGTGGCGTCCTTCGCCGAGAAGTCGAACTTCCCGTCCGGCGTACGGAAGAACGCGTCGAGGCGTTCCGTGGCGCGCTCGTTGCCGCCCATCGCACCGGCGAGACCGGCCACGTCCGAGTAGACCATCCAGGTGTACCGGGCGCTGGTGCCCTCCACGAACCCGGCGCCGGTGCCCGGCGTGAAGGTGCCCGCCCAGCTGCCGTCGGCCTTCCGGTCGCGTATGTACCCGCCGTGCTCGGTGGCGTTGGCGTCGAAGACGTTGGTCCAGTTGCCCGACCGGTCCAGGAACTTCTTGGCGTCACCCTTGTTGCCCAGCCGCCGGGACAGCTCCGACAGACCGTAGTCGGCCGCCGCGTCCTCCAGCGTCTCGGCCGCCCCGCCCCAGCAGTGGCAGTTGTCCGCCGGTACGTAGCCCAGCTCCAGGTACTTGTCGAGGGCGGGGCGCTGGCCCACGCACTCGACGTTGCAGCCTGAGCTGTCGGAGTCGTTGGCGGTCGGCACGGTCGCCGCCTTCACCAGCGACTTCAGCGCGCCCTTGACGTCGAAGTCACGGCCGCCGAAGGCATAGATCCCGGCGAGCGCCGCGTCGGACGGGTCGCCCGACATCACGCTCGTCTTGCCGTTCTCCAGCAGCCAGCGGTCCCACTCGCCGTCCCGCTGGCTCGCGTAATTGAAGAGGGACTGCGCGTAGTCGCTGCCCGCGCGCGGGTTGAGCAGGGCCATCAGCTGCACCTGCGCCCGGTACTGGTCCCAGCCGGAGAAGGTGCCGTACTGCGCCTTCTGCCCCTTGGACAGCCGGTGCGGCTTGCGGTCGGCGCCGAGATAGCGGCCGTCCACGTCGCTGGTGAGGGTCGGCTCCAGCATGGAGTGGTAGAGCGCGGTGTAGAAGGCGGTGCGCTGCGTTTCGGTGCCGCCGCCGATCTCGACGGCCTTCAGCGCCTTGTCCCAGTTGGCGGCGGCCTGCCGCTTCACCGCGTCGAAGCTCCTGCCGGGCCCGTTCTCCTTGCGGAGGTTGGCCTCGGCGTTCGCGGCGCTGACGTACGAGACGGCCACCTTGGCGCGCGCCTCGGTGGTGCCGTCCGCGAAGGTGACGTACCCGCCGGAGCCCTTGCCCTCCACGGCGTTGCCGGACGAGCTGTAGCCCGTACCGCCGGAGGCGGAGGTGGAGCCGGGGGTGAGGGTGCCGTCCTTCCAGGTGCCGGTCTTCGCGAAGGGCTTGTCGAAGTGGGCGGTGAAGTACAGCGTGTAGAGGTCCTTGCGGTTGTTCGCGCTCTGCGGCCCGCAGAAGTTGCCGGCCGTGACCGAACCGGTCACCGTCCGGGCGGCCTTGTCGATCCGCACGGTGGCGTCGGTGCTGCCGGTCTCCGAGTTGGAGGTGCGGAACAGCAGGCTCGCGGGCTTGTCCGCCGGGAAGCCGAACTCCCCGGACCCCGTCCTGGCGGTCGTGGTCAGCGCCGCCGAAGCACCGCTGGCCAGGCCGACCTTGTAGTAGCCGGGGGTGGCCGTCTCGTCGTCGTGCGAGAAGTCGCTCGCGTACTTCGCGTCGGTGGTGTCCGAAGTGGGGGAGGAGTCCACGTCACCCACGTACGGCATGATCGGGATGTCGCCGTTCGCGCCCGAGCAGCCCACCCCGTTGAGGTGGGTGAGGCTGAAGCCGCGGATCTTCTTCGCGTCGTACTGGTAGCCGCCGGGAGCGGGCGTCGAGACCTGCTTGCCCCTCGAGTTCTGCGGGCTCCAGGCCAGCATGCCGAACGGCTGCACGGCGCCCGGGTAGGTGTTGCCCGCGTTGGACGTGCCGATGAGGGGATCGACGTACGACACCGGGTTCTTCACGATGTCCCTGCCCGGCGCGGCCGAAGCCGGGGCGGCGGCGACCGCGAGCCCCGCGACGGCCATGGCGGCGGCCGTGACGGAGCCCACGGCCCGGATCGCGGTGTGCGTACGGCGTTTGTGCGTCTGTGGCACCGTTCCTGCCCTTCTGATGTGACGGACGGTCAACGCGGCGGAAGGCCGACGCCGTGACCGCGGAGGAACGGCGACGACCCGACAACGTTGTCAACGACGTGAGGATGCTCCTCCTGCCGGTCCGGGGTGTCAAGGCTCCCCGGAACCCGCCCGTCCGGCCGGGCCGCCCCCCCGTACAACAGCCCGGCCCGCGCACCCGGTTGATCCGGGGGCGTCCGTCAGCGCAGGGACGCCGGAAGCGCCTCCCGGTGCAGGATGCCCAGCCGCTGCGTGGCCCGGGTCAGCGCCACGTACAGGTCGCTCGTCCCGAACCGGCCGGGCTCCACCACCAGGACGTGGTCGAATTCGAGGCCCTTGGCCTGCCGGGGCCCCAGCAGCACCACCGTGCGGGTCAGATCCGGCTCGCCGCCGGGCACCACCCCGTCCAGCGGCGCCGCGATCTCCTCGTGCAGCTCGCGCGGCGCGATCACCGCGAGGCGCCCCTCGGCGGGCGTCAGCTCCTCGACCGCCCGCGCCACCGCACCCGCCAGGTCCGCCCCGGAGTCCCGGACCCACGGCACCTCGCCCGTGGAGCGCACCGAGCCCGGCGGCTCGAACGACGGGTCCTCGGCCCGCAGCACCTTCGCCGCGACCTCCATCACCTCGGCCGGCGTACGGTAGTTGACCGCGAGCCGCACATGCTCGTACCGGTCGCCCACGTACGGCTCCAGGATGTCCTGCCACGAGCCGACCCCGGCCTCCTCCGAGGTCTGCGCCGGGTCGCCCACCAGCGTCATCGACCGGGTCGGCGACCGCCGCATCAGCAGCCGCCACGCCATCGGCGACAGCTCCTGCGCCTCGTCCACGATGATGTGCCCGAACGCCCACGTCCGGTCGGCGGCGGCCCGCTCGGCCGCGCTGCGGTGGTCGGCCTCCTCCTGGCGCTCGGCCATCCGCTCCGCGTCGATGATGTCGTGCGCGG from Streptomyces drozdowiczii carries:
- the katG gene encoding catalase/peroxidase HPI, translated to MTENHDALVTDPKSEEAGGCPVAHGRAPHPTQGGGNRQWWPERLNVRILAKNPAVANPLGEDFDYAAAFNALDLPAVKRDIAEVLTTSQDWWPADFGNYGPLMIRMAWHSAGTYRISDGRGGAGSGQQRFAPLNSWPDNVSLDKARRLLWPVKKKYGQSISWADLLVLTGNVALETMGFETFGFGGGRADVWEPDEDVYWGPETTWLGDERYTGDRELEEPLGAVQMGLIYVNPEGPNGNPDPIAAARDIRETFRRMAMNDEETVALIAGGHTFGKTHGAGPSESVGPDAEAAPMEHQGFGWENSYGTGKGADAITSGLEGIWTDTPTTWDNSFFNILFGYEWELFKSPAGAHQWRPKDGGGAGTVPDAHDPSKSHAPTMLTTDLSLRFDPAYEQISRRFHENPQEFADAFARAWYKLTHRDMGPVVRYLGPEVPQETLIWQDPLPERTHELIDAADIAALKEKVLASGLSVSELVSTAWASASSFRGSDKRGGANGARIRLEPQNGWEVNDPDRLAGVLRTLQSVQESFNAEQQGGKQVSLADLIVLAGAAGVEKAAKDAGTEIEVPFTPGRVDASQDQTDVESFVELEPVADGFRNYLGKGNRLPAEYLLLDRANLLNLSAPEMTVLVGGLRVLGANHQQTSHGVLTDAPETLTNDFFVNLLDMGTTWKSTADDQSAFEGRDAVTGEVRWTGTRADLVFGSNSELRAVAEVYASDDAKEKFVRDFVAAWDKVMNLDRFDLV
- a CDS encoding GH92 family glycosyl hydrolase, producing MGSVTAAAMAVAGLAVAAAPASAAPGRDIVKNPVSYVDPLIGTSNAGNTYPGAVQPFGMLAWSPQNSRGKQVSTPAPGGYQYDAKKIRGFSLTHLNGVGCSGANGDIPIMPYVGDVDSSPTSDTTDAKYASDFSHDDETATPGYYKVGLASGASAALTTTARTGSGEFGFPADKPASLLFRTSNSETGSTDATVRIDKAARTVTGSVTAGNFCGPQSANNRKDLYTLYFTAHFDKPFAKTGTWKDGTLTPGSTSASGGTGYSSSGNAVEGKGSGGYVTFADGTTEARAKVAVSYVSAANAEANLRKENGPGRSFDAVKRQAAANWDKALKAVEIGGGTETQRTAFYTALYHSMLEPTLTSDVDGRYLGADRKPHRLSKGQKAQYGTFSGWDQYRAQVQLMALLNPRAGSDYAQSLFNYASQRDGEWDRWLLENGKTSVMSGDPSDAALAGIYAFGGRDFDVKGALKSLVKAATVPTANDSDSSGCNVECVGQRPALDKYLELGYVPADNCHCWGGAAETLEDAAADYGLSELSRRLGNKGDAKKFLDRSGNWTNVFDANATEHGGYIRDRKADGSWAGTFTPGTGAGFVEGTSARYTWMVYSDVAGLAGAMGGNERATERLDAFFRTPDGKFDFSAKDATRYDPTNEPDINAPYLYNYFGAPYKTQETVRAELDQLWTDGPGGIPGNDDAGTMSSWYVFSALGMYPQNPSRADLTLTAPLFPHAVVRTGHGKRITIEAPAASADHTYIHGLKVNGRTSTQSWVGDSLVEHGGRLDFTLGTTPDTSWGSAPADAPPSFPGGGLKYFTGASPDQLKVEPGGAGAPTVVKVQSLETKATTVHWKAEAPEGVTVTPSEGDFTVPASGAAQAKLTVSAGKDTAEGYYTVPVTLTSSAGTELPKTSAAVTVAEKNGLLWNRNSTGISADDENPQANFDGEGWSYSAQALAAAGAQPGGTVSSGGFDFTWPKVDAGDPDNIEVVGTSPQVLDVPSAEGDTKLAFLGSAAEGKASGTVTLTYTDGTTQQAEIGFSDWTLGGGSQQPSYGNTVAVHTEYRDVQGGGKDPVGTEVFTTAPIALQAGKRLASVTLPATTDGGIIHVFAVATA